From the Conger conger chromosome 14, fConCon1.1, whole genome shotgun sequence genome, one window contains:
- the LOC133110074 gene encoding translocon-associated protein subunit alpha-like produces MFNIGPKIFLLFLLAFPITLVSIGGVTADSDPSEDHSPDSVVEEEEDDEDEVLVEEAQVSESDTEDDLDEDSTGTDVTSHPDADTTIVFVTGEEFPANEIVKFLVGFTNKGSQDFTVQSLEASFRYPQDYQFYIQNFTALPLSTLVPPQRQASFEYSFIPAQPMAGRPFGLVILLTYQDSEGNGFQSAIYNQTVTITELDEGLDGETMFLYVFLSGLVALLLFGLYQGLEARTRKRLPVKVETGTSGLNDVDISWIPQETLNVMNKASPKASPRKRTKRAAGTDQ; encoded by the exons atgtttaatatcGGACCGAAAATATTTTTGCTCTTTCTGCTCGCTTTCCCGATTACCCTTGTTTCCATAG GTGGTGTCACGGCTGACAGCGACCCCTCAGAAGACCACAGCCCCGATTCCGTGgtcgaggaagaggaggatgacgaAGACGAAGTACTGGTCGAGGAGGCCCAAGTTTCTGAATCG GACACAGAAGATGATCTAGATGAAGACTCCACAGGGACGGATGTGACCTCTCACCCAGATGCAGACACCACCATTGTATTTGTTACTGGGGAAG AGTTTCCAGCCAATGAGATTGTGAAGTTCCTGGTGGGTTTCACCAACAAGGGGAGTCAAGACTTCACTGTCCAATCGCTGGAGGCTTCATTCCGCTACCCCCAGGACTACCAGTTTTATATTCAGAAC TTCACAGCCCTGCCCCTGAGCACTCTAGTCCCGCCCCAAAGACAAGCATCGTTTGAGTACTCCTTCATCCCAGCTCAGCCAATGGCTGGCCGCCCCTTCGGACTCGTCATCCTGCTGACCTATCAGGACAGCGAG GGTAACGGCTTTCAGAGTGCCATATACAACCAGACAGTGACCATCACAGAGCTGGACGAGGGGCTGGACGGTGAAAC GATGTTCCTGTATGTGTTCCTCTCCGGGCTGGTGGCTCTGCTGCTCTTTGGACTGTACCAGGGGTTGGAGGCTCGAACG AGGAAGAGGCTGCCTGTGAAGGTAGAGACCGGTACGAGTGGTCTGAACGACGTGGACATCAGCTGGATCCCACAGGAGACCCTCAATGTCATGA acAAAGCCTCCCCAAAAGCCTCTCCCAGGAAGCGCACCAAGAGGGCTGCGGGCACAGACCAGTAA
- the LOC133109447 gene encoding neuritin-like: MGHTTSGTPKLKAIAALVFLVVAGASAEVKCGSIYKGFSECVLELGEGMATYQEEENSENGVQIVCGHWEAFHTCATTALSECQEDVSRIWERLKEDSKKIRFQGSLFDLCAPSAAPSLLPRSRSPPPLLLLLLLLGSLAWLPL, encoded by the exons ATGGGACACACGACGTCAGGGACTCCAAAATTAAAGGCAATTGCAGCATTAG TGTTCCTGGTCGTCGCTGGAGCTTCAGCAGAGGTGAAATGTGGGAGCATTTATAAGGGCTTCTCCGAATGTGTGCTGGAGCTGGGAGAGGGCATGGCTACGTACCAGGAGGAAGAGAACAGTGAGAACGGAGTCCAGATCGTCTGTGG CCACTGGGAGGCGTTCCATACCTGTGCTACCACCGCCCTGTCGGAGTGTCAGGAGGACGTCAGTCGCATTTGGGAGAGGTTGAAGGAGGACTCCAAGAAGATCCGGTTCCAGGGGAGCCTGTTTGACCTGTGCGCCCCCAGCGCGGCTCCCAGTCTGCTCCCACGATCCCGCTCTCCAcccccactgctgctgctgctgctactgctgggCTCCCTCGCCTGGCTCCCCCTGTAG